ATTTCGGGGTCCTTTGTGGTTGGATCCTTTGCATGGTTGTTGCTACGCGcgcggcgacgagggcacAGGTGTAACAAGATAGTTAAATTACAGGTTATACCTTCAGTTGAATATACAAATGCACTGTCGAATGCAATCACAGAATTATGAAAACACTCCCCCGCATTAGACAATTCCGATGCAGCGGTGGTAAGGACAAAGTCGGTGGCGATGACGCCAGTCGCCACAGTTGATATTGACATCATTGCACTCGCGAGTCATTTATTCTCCTTTTTAAGGACATGGGGTAATTTCGCTATCAATGTCTGTGATCACTTTCATAATACAGAGTATGGAGTCCAATAGTGTGCGAAAAGACAAGGACGACAGCCCTGCGAACGGTCCCCAGGCAACGCAGGGCTCTGACCATCCAACTGAGGCCCAGGCGGAAGATATATCCGCTGAACTcacaaaggaggaagaaaccaAGGATCTCCACCGCGGTGGAAAGCGGGAGCTGCTCGAAGATGAATGTTACGACAAGCtgggcttctgcttcccttcgtggaagaagtggatgATCCTGTCTGTCATTTTCGCTGTCCAGATGTCAATGAACTTCAACACCGGTGTATATGCGAATGCCGTTCCAGGCCTTGTACAAGAGTTCGGAATTAGTGAACAGGCTGCTCGTGTCGGGCAGGCTGTTTTCCTCGTCGCATATGCCTTTGGGTGCGAGCTCTGGGCTCCCTGGAGTGAGGAATTCGGCCGATGGCCTATCATGCAGCTTTCTCTGTTCCTGGTCAATATCTGGCAGATTCCGTGCGCAGTCGCTCCTAATTATGGCACTATTGTGGTTTGCCGAGTCCTTGGGGGCCTCAGCTCCGCTGGAGGTTCGGTGACACTAGGAATGACGGCTGATATgtgggaagcagaagaccaGGGATTTGCTGTTGCGTTTGTTGTCTTATCATCCGTGGGAGGCTCTACGGTTGGGCCCTTTTTCGGTGGCATAATCGGTCAATATCTTTCCTGGCACTGGGTGTTCTGGATCCAGTTGATTGTGGGTGGTGTCACTCAGGCCATGCATTTCTTCATGGTCCCGGAGACCAGGGCTACAATCTTGATCGACCGCGAAGCGAAACGTCGGAGGAAGAATGGCGACGACGTCTGGGGCCCCAatgagctgcaggatgttCGAATGGATGCAAAGGAGGTTTTGCGCGTGTGGCGCAGACCCTTCGAGATGTTTATTCGCGAGCCCATCGTCTTGTTTCTGTCTCTCCTCTCTGGATTTTCTGATGCCCTGATCTTCGTCTTTACCAGCTCTTTCACCCTTGTCTTCGAGCAATGGGACTTCACTGTCCTGGCCGTGGGCATGACATTCGGCTCCATCCTAATCGGCTACGTGATCGCATACGCCATATTCCTGCCTGATATCTGGCGCCAAATGAGTCTTCGCCATAAGCATGGCAATGCAGTTCGTCTTCCTGAACGTCGACTTCTCTTGCTACTTTTCATCTGCCCCCTTGAACCAATCGGCCTACTGGGTTTCGCTTGGACGACCATGGGCCCGGCCTATACACCCTGGATCGCCCCATGCATTTTCGCCTGtctcatcgccatggcgAACTACGGTATCTACATGGCAACAATCGACTACATGGTAGCCGCGTACGGTCCGTACTCTGCATCAGCCACAGGTGGTAACGGGTTCGCACGAGACTTTCTGGCCGGTATCGCCACGATGTATTCCACCCCAATGTACCAGAACATCGGCGGGAGACTGCACCTGCAATGGGCGAGCACTTTGTTAGGGTGCATAGCGGTGCTGGTCATGATTCCGGTTTATATCTTCTACTGGAAGGGCCCGGCTATTCGCAAACGTAGTAAATTTGCCCAGACGCTGGAAGCGGACCGTCAACGACATGATGAGCGTCGTAGAAGCTCTGGCGTGGGGTATGGAAGTCGCCGGCCTAGTCGTATTCCGAGTGAGCAGATTCCTTACTATACTTGAGTTGTATAAGTgtccattattattattagacGGGGCTTACTGTTACCAATCCAACGAACAATCGACTTTGTAACAGCTACGTAGCACAAGAGTACATTAAGATTCTTTAGCTAAAGAAGGAAGCTAGGTCCCTCACTGACGAAATTATGACCTCTTTTAAGTTTGTAATGGATAGCGACCAGTATCACTCCATGAAGCAGAGTCCACTGCCCCAGGCCAGACCCAGGAGATTAAACTCAAAACATACGAAAGGTCTCCTCCTAGTCCCGGTCTTGATATCCTATACTCGGCCGACCGGGATGAGCTCCCTCGCAATCAGCCTGTCGGGGAATTAGTTAATATTGACCGAGGCTATTCGCCCGGCCCGCAGCTTTCCAGGTCAGTACTTCCACTATCCCTCCTCCGCTACATGATCCTTCAAGCACTGTGATTGGGAATCTCCTTGATTATCCGTTTCAGAGCACGATCGCAACTGTTGTGAGACTTGTTACGGCTTGCAAGGGTCTCCGTATCAGGCTCTGTCAGCGGTTCCGCAGTCTGCAGATCGAGGTCTAACATTCGATCTACGAGTTTGAAGAGGCCGGAGGTTCCATGAGGGGTCAGCTGGGCTGGTCTGCATCACAGTTGGATAGATATTACGAAACGAATAGCAGTGCGTAGACCATAAAAGGAAGTTCACCCAGCAGTTGCGAATGGTCAGGGACGATCGTCGAAAATACAGTTGCGACGGTTGGCCTTGTTGTGAAACTTGGATTCAACTACTGTCGTAATTCAATTCGCGTAATGAAGCCATACACGTGCAGCTTAGAGGACTGGAGAGCTCCATTGGCGGCCCTTCACTGGATAATCTTCACTCAAGGTTACCCGCAGGGACTGCTCTGTGATTGCTACTACTgcaagctcctcaatctcgTGCGAAGGACCGCGCGCCGCTATAAGGTCGGATATGACAGGGAGGTATACCAAATGTTTCAACATGATCCACTGCAGGCCCCCATCGGGATTAACGCACGTGGGTGAGATCGTGTCATGGGAATATGGCAAGGCCTGGCCCTGGCTGAATCTTGTCAGACGAGACAGCATGGTGCAGGAGCACGGGTGGGAGATTGAATATGCAGGTGAGTCTGTGACTGCACGCTCCACCAGTTGAAGCAGGGACTGCAGTGGGGAACGAAGCCGAATGGTTTGAGCGCTTTGACCCAGGCAGGTTGAATTGGCAGGTGAATTTGGGACTCGTTTTTAAGCACCTGCAGACACTGGGCAGTGGGCAGTCGGCCACAGAGCCTCCCGCGAGTCACGATAGTTTTGGACAATTGGTTTGAATATGTCGATCTGCTGGAGAAGCCGGAGACGTCCAGAAAAGGCAATAATTTATCCAATTAGTAGCAGGATGGCTCTGTAAGCCATTTGCAAGCCTCCACTTGGACCCAACCTTCCGGAGAACTGGGTTTGCGATGTGGGCCTGCGCGCCAAAACAGGTTCAGCTCTTCCTAACGAACTGCTAGAACAGGAAACAAACAGGCCCATCAAGCCCTGAACAAGGCAGAGATTTGATTAAGTCCATGAGCTGCACCGCCGCTAAGCCCGCTATCGACCCCTGAAACACCGAGCACCGCTTGATCTCCATACCACTCCATCCCACTCCATCAGGCTATCAACAGTGACCACTCCAGATCTCGTTAATTTCCTCTAACCGATCTTCATCCGCCCGCCATGTGCTCGCTATATCGTCCTGCATCCCCGCACTGTTGACTCCGGATCCCTTCTCCCTGGTCTGCGCCCAAGGTCTCACTGTCTCGATGTCGCCGTCCCTCCAGCCATGTCCGACCCCGATGCAGACGCCAACCGCGGCTGGATCCTCCATGCCGTCGCCTGGCCC
Above is a window of Aspergillus puulaauensis MK2 DNA, chromosome 2, nearly complete sequence DNA encoding:
- a CDS encoding uncharacterized protein (COG:G;~EggNog:ENOG410PHMI;~InterPro:IPR020846,IPR011701,IPR036259;~PFAM:PF07690;~TransMembrane:8 (i209-232o238-258i315-340o346-373i394-414o420-444i465-485o491-514i);~go_function: GO:0022857 - transmembrane transporter activity [Evidence IEA];~go_process: GO:0055085 - transmembrane transport [Evidence IEA]), translated to MSVITFIIQSMESNSVRKDKDDSPANGPQATQGSDHPTEAQAEDISAELTKEEETKDLHRGGKRELLEDECYDKLGFCFPSWKKWMILSVIFAVQMSMNFNTGVYANAVPGLVQEFGISEQAARVGQAVFLVAYAFGCELWAPWSEEFGRWPIMQLSLFLVNIWQIPCAVAPNYGTIVVCRVLGGLSSAGGSVTLGMTADMWEAEDQGFAVAFVVLSSVGGSTVGPFFGGIIGQYLSWHWVFWIQLIVGGVTQAMHFFMVPETRATILIDREAKRRRKNGDDVWGPNELQDVRMDAKEVLRVWRRPFEMFIREPIVLFLSLLSGFSDALIFVFTSSFTLVFEQWDFTVLAVGMTFGSILIGYVIAYAIFLPDIWRQMSLRHKHGNAVRLPERRLLLLLFICPLEPIGLLGFAWTTMGPAYTPWIAPCIFACLIAMANYGIYMATIDYMVAAYGPYSASATGGNGFARDFLAGIATMYSTPMYQNIGGRLHLQWASTLLGCIAVLVMIPVYIFYWKGPAIRKRSKFAQTLEADRQRHDERRRSSGVGYGSRRPSRIPSEQIPYYT